A window of Hippoglossus stenolepis isolate QCI-W04-F060 chromosome 16, HSTE1.2, whole genome shotgun sequence contains these coding sequences:
- the LOC118123314 gene encoding properdin encodes MSVLLTHSRMRILQFLVLLLGSLQTSECVRCFAHFSLTSGQCDQELGEMDEDDCCQNPQYGYLATGGLCQSCGPPAWSPWSPWSQCTVLCGDGVRQRSRTCFGVGECNNAANKLQTEPCSGTCCDAKGWGLWGTWSPCSVTCGGGGVRKRARLCSSSSECRSACSGSSEETDNCPTHETCPVHGGWSDWSSWSECSGLCIDDQRDDVIVPSKVRYRSCSNPAPSSDTAPPGNGCPGNNSQIEFCSDLPNCPVNGSWGAWSPPGSCSISCGEGLQLSTRTCDSPAPKYGGRFCDGTNVQTRVCQSPCPVDGFWSGWSSWGECSSSCIPQGRAPVRTRYRSCSNPPPSSRPPGKGCQGDNHQIEDCNHTPHCPVDGGWGSWSPFTSCPVTCGVGLQLSDRRCDSPAAQHGGLPCPGEGRRTSICTTNVHCPVDGVWSEWSEWSQCKYPFGGGRDIRCQQLGGSQTRDHQCRHQAHNGTICSGDTLTDMRVCYDVSNCYLKGSWDGWESWSLCTPSCGERSKRIRRRICKPDYSGYNPTIGRQREKATFFGKPRADCVLAPGDGGKIESQPCVNVPPCPPQV; translated from the exons ATGTCAGTGCTGCTGACACA cagcaggatgaggaTTCTCCAATTTCTGGTTCTGCTACTGGGTTCTCTGCAGACCTCAg agtgtgtgCGGTGTTTTGCACATTTCTCTCTGACCTCAGGTCAGTGCGATCAGGAGCTTGGTGAAATGGACGAGGACGACTGCTGTCAGAACCCTCAGTACGGTTACCTGGCAACAGGTGGATTGTGTCAGTCTTGTGG tcctCCCGCGTGGTCTCCCTGGTCGCCATGGTCACAGTGTACTGTTCTCTGTGGGGACGGAGTGAGGCAGAGAAGCAGGACATGTTTTGGCGTCGGCGAGTGTAACAATGCTGCAAACAAACTGCAGACGGAACCATGCAGCGGCACCTGCTGCGAcg CAAAGGGGTGGGGCTTGTGGGGCACATGGTCACCCTGCTCGGTCACCTGTGGAGGGGGCGGAGTCAGGAAGAGGGCGAGACTCTGCTCCAGTTCTTCTGAGTGTCGCTCGGCCTGTAGCGGTTCTTCGGAGGAGACAGACAACTGTCCAACACACGAGACCTGTCCAG tccACGGAGGTTGGTCAGACTGGTCCAGTTGGTCTGAATGTTCTGGCTTGTGTATCGATGACCAGCGTGATGATGTCATCGTCCCCTCCAAAGTACGATATCGATCATGCTCTAACCCCGCCCCCTCCAGTGACACGGCACCACCTGGCAATGGTTGCCCTGGCAACAACTCGCAGATTGAGTTCTGCAGCGATCTACCAAACTGTCCAG TGAATGGGAGCTGGGGGGCGTGGTCTCCGCCTGGTTCGTGTTCCATCTCCTGTGGGGAGGGGCTTCAGCTGTCAACCAGGACCTGTGATAGCCCCGCCCCAAAATATGGTGGTCGATTTTGTGATGGAACAAATGTTCAGACACGGGTCTGTCAGAGTCCCTgtccag TCGACGGGTTCTGGTCTGGCTGGTCCAGCTGGGGTGAGTGCTCGTCTTCTTGTATCCCACAAGGCCGAGCACCCGTCAGGACTCGCTACCGCTCCTGCTCTAACCCTCCCCCCTCATCCAGGCCACCCGGCAAAGGTTGCCAAGGCGACAACCACCAGATAGAGGACTGCAATCACACACCTCACTGCCCAG TGGACGGGGGATGGGGGTCTTGGTCTCCCTTCACTTCATGTCCTGTCACATGTGGGGTGGGGCTTCAGCTGTCAGACAGGAGATGTGACAGCCCTGCTGCTCAACATGGCGGCCTGCCATGTCCTGGAGAGGGACGTCGAACCAGCATCTGTACAACCAATGTCCACTGTCCAG tggaCGGTGTGTGGTCAGAGTGGTCAGAGTGGTCCCAATGTAAATATCCGTTTGGTGGGGGGCGGGACATCCGCTGCCAGCAGCTGGGCGGGAGTCAAACTCGTGACCATCAGTGCCGTCATCAAGCTCATAACGGAACCATCTGCAGCGGAGACACTTTGACTGACATGCGGGTCTGCTATGATGTCAGCAACTGTTACC TGAAGGGCAGCTGGGACGGTTGGGAGTCGTGGAGTCTGTGTACTCCTTCCTGTGGAGAGAGGTCCAAACGCATCAGGAGGAGAATTTGTAAACCTGATTACAGCGGCTACAA TCCTACCATCGGCCGTCAGAGGGAGAAGGCCACGTTCTTTGGGAAACCACGTGCCGACTGTGTTTTGGCGCCGGGTGACGGCGGAAAGATCGAGTCCCAGCCCTGTGTCAACGTCCCCCCCTGCCCCCCCCAGGTTTGA
- the LOC118123751 gene encoding LOW QUALITY PROTEIN: suppressor of cytokine signaling 7-like (The sequence of the model RefSeq protein was modified relative to this genomic sequence to represent the inferred CDS: inserted 1 base in 1 codon; substituted 1 base at 1 genomic stop codon), producing MNDAQQDMSPDFVLMRLVSAAEYDRLDEPDDLMSGSGGFGPVKAALGHHGRFDLEPGGPSAGLGSASPHYSSPLPGKGDLDGGLVLTQAPLGSEAPLSPPPPEDFAVATQRFVDFPVPHGSGGQLMVFQNLLRSGDRILECGLEQPPPRFLQEEAERQQLDSGSGTGPGSTTAGPGPGGGKDQNSHCITSTEENLLQWHPVLRLSKGSDGSPQRGIPALDSEPGSVLCHRHRLLTDTLAKWPPGLLDQALRLGLLEPRKMCSTGGRDPVLALARRLGQLGEGREGGGGEEVVPPLTRCSCHSVLASGSGGIAGEDPSDTSDALLVLEGLGSEEVGGWEGGXERGEGGGAGXVVGYLGAGPVFSSGTLSGLMRQVHRLAEEAGVCTDQSCRSTADVSTTDTPCPYPPNHPQAHATPGGLQVWLEPLLSTNPEPNHHPQHQSRSQPQSRTATPKLGMASGGVGRSASPLVVLKGEMGGGVREGEKTPRSKSRKGGSLKVRLSKLFRTKSSNGGSGGLLDKRPSLASSTSSGGSLLDVWGSTCSNTEQDSSRLQVSRPHSAFSPVTFTPAFTGETVSLVDVEISRRGGNCLHPPTPPPPPRRSLSLLDDFGGPPQQGTLTERSVGASMQSLPPRPLALPPSLSTIQHSLSLNDTFLRGLPRPVPLRPDSQHFPPRLTPRCPLSRPDASSFATSLRELEKCGWYWGPMNWEDAEMKLKGKPDGSFLVRDSSDPRYILSLSFRSQGVTHHTRMEHYRGTFSLWCHPKFEDRCHSVVEFIERAIMHSKNGKFLYFLRSRVPGLPPTPVQLLYPVSRFSSVKSLQHLCRFCIRQLVRIDHIQELPLPTPLIAYLKKFYYYDPEEEISPTLTERSPDCSSQMGAVESQT from the exons ATGAACGACGCGCAGCAGGACATGTCCCCGGACTTTGTCCTCATGAGGCTCGTGTCCGCGGCAGAGTACGACCGGCTGGACGAGCCCGACGACCTGATGTCCGGAAGCGGCGGGTTCGGGCCCGTTAAAGCGGCGCTGGGACACCACGGCCGGTTCGATCTGGAGCCCGGTGGCCCCTCGGCAGGCCTCGGCTCTGCCTCCCCGCACTACAGCTCGCCGCTCCCCGGAAAAGGCGACCTGGACGGCGGGCTGGTTTTGACGCAGGCTCCGCTGGGCTCCGAGGCGCCGCTTTCCCCTCCGCCTCCAGAAGACTTCGCCGTAGCGACGCAGAGGTTCGTGGACTTCCCGGTGCCGCACGGCTCGGGGGGGCAGCTGATGGTGTTTCAGAACCTGCTGCGGTCAGGAGACCGGATCCTGGAGTGCGGGCTGGAGCAGCCGCCACCGAGgttcctgcaggaggaagcGGAGAGACAGCAGCTAGATTCCGGATCAGGAACCGGTCCCGGTAGCACAACAGCCGGTCCTGGGCCCGGAGGTGGTAAAGACCAGAATTCACACTGTATCACATCCACAGAGGAGAACCTCCTCCAGTGGCACCCGGTCCTCAGACTGTCCAAAGGGTCTGATGGGTCTCCTCAGCGGGGAATCCCGGCTCTGGACTCTGAGCCTGGGTCAGTCCTGTGCCATCGACACCgcctgctgacagacacactCGCTAAATGGCCCCCAGGCCTGCTGGATCAAGCCTTGCGTCTGGGGCTGCTGGAGCCCAGGAAGATGTGCTCCACCGGGGGAAGGGACCCGGTCCTGGCTCTGGCCCGAAGGCTGGGTCAGCTgggtgaggggagggagggtggtggaggagaggaagtggtgCCTCCACTAACTCGGTGTTCCTGTCACAGTGTCCTGGCCTCAGGTTCGGGCGGCATCGCCGGCGAGGACCCGAGTGATACCAGCGATGCCCTGCTGGTCCTTGAAGGTCTGGGGTCTGAGGAGGTGGGGGgctgggagggggggtgagaaaggggagagggtgggggggctg TGGTGGTGGGATACCTGGGGGCGGGGCCTGTGTTCTCCAGTGGGACTCTGAGTGGTCTGATGCGGCAGGTCCACAGACTGGCGGAGGAGGCGGGGGTCTGCACCGATCAGAGCTGCCGGTCGACGGCGGACGTCAGCACCACTGACACCCCCTGTCCATACCCCCCCAACCACCCACAGGCCCATGCAACCCCCGGGGGTCTCCAAGTCTGGCTTGAGCCACTCCTGTCCACCAACCCTGAACCAAACCACCACCCACAGCATCAATCCCGCTCCCAGCCCCAGAGCCGCACTGCCACCCCCAAACTTGGCATGGCCTCGGGGGGAGTGGGTCGATCTGCCTCCCCTTTAGTGGTCCTGAAGGgggagatgggaggaggagTACGAGAGGGGGAGAAGACACCGCGGAGCAAGTCGAGAAAAGGGGGGTCCCTGAAGGTCCGGCTCAGCAAACTGTTTAGAACCAAGAGTTCCAACGGGGGGTCGGGGGGGCTGCTGGACAAGAGGCCATCGCTGGCCTCGTCCACCTCGTCCGGGGGGAGTCTACTGGACGTGTGGGGGTCCACCTGCAGCAACACGGAGCAGGACAGCAGCAG GCTGCAGGTGTCCAGACCTCACAGTGCCTTCTCTCCAGTGACCTTCACTCCTGCGTTCACTG GTGAGACAGTGTCTCTGGTCGATGTGGAAATTTCTCGGAGAGGTGGGAACTGTCTTCATCCCCccactcccccacccccacccagaCGGAGCCTCAGTCTGCTCG ATGATTTCGGCGGTCCTCCTCAACAGGGGACACTCACCGAGCGAAGTGTGGGGGCGTCAATGCAATCTCTTCCCCCGCGACCGCTGGCCCTGCCCCCCTCCCTCAGCACCATCCAGCACAGCCTGAGCCTCAAtg ACACCTTCCTACGAGGTTTACCACGGCCAGTCCCTCTGCGTCCCGACAGTCAGCACTTCCCACCGCGACTCACCCCCCGCTGTCCCCTCAGTCGACCCGACGCCAGCAGCTTCGCCACCAGCCTCAGAGAACTAGAGAAG tGCGGTTGGTACTGGGGGCCAATGAACTGGGAGGATGCAGAGATGAAGCTGAAGGGGAAACCTGACGGATCGTTTCTGGTTCGAGACAGTTCAGACCCTCGATACATCCTGAGTCTGAGCTTCAGGTCGCAGGGAgtcacacaccacacacgcaTGGAGCACTACAGAg GAACCTTCAGTCTGTGGTGTCATCCTAAGTTTGAGGATCGTTGTCACTCTGTGGTGGAGTTCATAGAAAGAGCCATCATGCACTCCAAGAACGGGAAGTTCCTCTACTTCCTGCGCTCCAGAGTCCCTG gtcTGCCACCGACTCCGGTCCAGCTCTTGTATCCAGTCTCCAGGTTCAGCAGCGTTAAATCTTTGCAGCATCTCTGTCGCTTCTGCATCAGACAGCTTGTTCGCATCGACCACATCCAGGAGCTGCCGCTGCCCAC GCCTCTGATCGCCTACCTGAAGAAGTTTTATTACTACGACCCCGAGGAGGAGATCAGCCCCACACTAACGGAGAGGAGTCCTGACTGCAGCAGCCAGATGGGGGCGGTAGAGTCCCAAACGTAG
- the kpnb1 gene encoding importin subunit beta-1 yields MELITILEKTVSPDRIELEAAQKFLEQAAVENLTTFLVELSKVLANPGNTQVARVAAGLQVKNSLTSKDPDVKTRYQQRWLAIDANARREIKNYVLQTLGTETYRPSSASQCVAGIACAEIPVNHWPELIPQLVANVTDPSSTEHMKESTLEAIGYICQDIDPEQLQENANQILTAIIQGMRKEEPSNNVKLAATNALLNSLEFTKANFDKETERHFIMQVVCEATQCPDTRVRVAALQNLVKIMSLYYQYMETYMGPALFAITIEAMKSDIDEVALQGIEFWSNVCDEEMDLAIEASEASEQGRPPEHTSKFYAKGALQYLVPILTQTLTKQDENDDDDDWNPCKAAGVCLMLLATCCEDDVVPHVLPFIKEHIKHPDWRYRDASVMAFGSILEGPELNQLKPLVIQAMPTLIELMKDPSVVVRDTTAWTVGRICELLPEAAINDMYLSPLLRCLIEGLEAEPRVASNVCWAFSSLAEAAYEATDAAEDQEEPSTYCLSTSFELIVQKLLETTDRPDGHQNNLRSAAYEALMEIVKNSAKDCYPAVQKTTLVIMERLQQVLQMESHIQSTSDRIQFNDLQSLLCATLQNVLRKVQHQDALQISDVVMGSLLRMFQSTAGSGGVQEDALMAVSTLVEVLGGDFQKYMEAFKPFLAIGLKNFAEYQVCLAAVGLVCDLCRALMSNILPYCDEIMQLLLENLGNENVHRSVKPQILSAFGDIALAIGGEFKKYLDIVLDTLQQASQAQVDKTDYDMVDYLNELREGCLEAYTGIIQGLKGDQENVHPDVMLIQPRVEFILSFIHHIAEDEDHSDGVVANAAGLIGDLCTAFGKDVMKLMEVRPLINDLLTEGRRSKTNKTKTLATWATKELRKLKSQA; encoded by the exons ATGGAGCTCATCACGATCCTCGAGAAAACCGTCTCTCCAG ATCGGATTGAACTGGAGGCGGCTCAGAAGTTTCTGGAGCAGGCGGCGGTGGAGAACCTG ACCACATTCCTGGTGGAGTTGTCGAAGGTGTTAGCGAACCCTGGGAACACCCAGGTGGCTCGAGTCGCTGCCGGTCTACAGGTGAAGAACTCTCTGACCTCCAAAGACCCAGATGTTAAGACGCGGTACCAGCAGAGATGGCTGGCCATCGACGCCAATGCTCGTCGTGAGATCAAGAACTAC GTTTTACAGACTCTGGGCACGGAGACGTATCGGCCGAGCTCGGCTTCGCAGTGCGTCGCCGGGATCGCCTGTGCAGAGATTCCTGTTAACCACTGGCCCGAGCTCATCCCACAGCTAGTCGCCAACGTCACCGACCCGTCGAGCACTGAACACATGAAGGAGTCAACGCTGGAGGCCATTGGATACATCTGTCAGGACATC GAcccagagcagctgcaggaaaacgCCAACCAGATCCTGACAGCCATCATCCAGGGCATGAGGAAGGAGGAGCCGAGCAACAACGTCAAACTGGCAGCGACCAACGCTCTGCTCAACTCTCTGGAGTTCACCAAAGCCAATTTTGACAAGGAG acagagagacacttcATCATGCAGGTGGTGTGTGAAGCGACGCAGTGTCCAGATACCAGA gtGCGTGTGGCGGCCTTACAGAACCTGGTGAAGATCATGTCTCTGTATTATCAGTACATGGAGACGTACATGGGCCCCGCCCTGTTCGCG ATCACCATTGAGGCTATGAAGAGTGACATCGATGAGGTGGCGTTACAGGGCATTGAGTTCTGGTCCAACGTCTGTGACGAGGAGATGGACCTTGCCATCGAGGCGTCGGAG GCCTCGGAGCAGGGGCGCCCACCTGAGCACACCAGTAAATTCTATGCTAAAGGGGCCCTGCAGTACCTGGTCCCCATCCTCACTCAGACCCTCACCAAACAG GATGAGAATGACGACGATGATGACTGGAACCCCTGTAAGGCGgcaggtgtgtgtctgatgCTGCTGGCGACCTGCTGTGAGGACGACGTGGTTCCACATGTTCTGCCCTTCATCAAAGAACACATCAAACACCCCGACTGGCGCTACCGCGATGCCTCTGTCATGGCCTTTGGATCAATCCTGGAAGGACCTGAACTCAACCAGCTCAAACCGCTCGTTATACAG gcgaTGCCGACCCTGATTGAGCTGATGAAGGACCCCAGCGTGGTGGTGAGGGACACCACGGCGTGGACCGTGGGACGGATCTGTGAGCTGCTGCCTGAAGCTGCCATTAACGATATGTACCTCTCCCCCCTGCTGCGGTGTCTGATCGAGGGTCTGGAGGCGGAGCCCCGGGTGGCGTCCAATGTCTGCTGG GCCTTCTCTTCTCTGGCTGAAGCCGCCTACGAAGCCACAGATGCTGCCGAGGACCAGGAGGAGCCCAGCACCTACTGTCTGTCCACGTCCTTTGAGCTCATCGTCCAGAAACTCCTGGAAACCACAGACAG GCCTGACGGTCACCAGAACAACCTGCGCTCCGCCGCCTACGAGGCTCTAATGGAGATCGTGAAGAACAGCGCTAAGGACTGTTACCCTGCGGTGCAGAAAACCACCCTGGTCATCAtggagaggctgcagcaggtCCTGCAGATGGAG TCTCACATCCAGAGCACCTCCGACAGAATCCAGTTCAACGATCTGCAGTCACTGCTGTGTGCCACTCTACAG AATGTTCTGCGTAAAGTTCAGCATCAGGACGCTCTGCAGATCTCAGACGTGGTCATGGGTTCTCTGCTCCGCATGTTCCAGAGCACCGCCGGCTCTGGAGGCGTTCAGGAGGACGCTCTGATGGCCGTGTCCACACTGGTGGAAG ttctgGGCGGAGACTTCCAGAAGTACATGGAGGCCTTCAAGCCGTTTCTCGCCATCGGACTGAAGAACTTCGCAGAGTATCAG GTGTGTCTGGCGGCGGTGGGTCTGGTGTGTGACCTGTGCAGAGCTCTGATGTCAAACATCCTGCCGTACTGTGACGAGAtcatgcagctgctgctggagaaccTGGGG AACGAGAACGTGCACCGCTCAGTGAAACCTCAGATCCTGTCTGCGTTCGGCGACATCGCTCTGGCCATTGGAGGAGAGTTTAAGAAGTACTTGGACATCGTGTTGGACACACTGCAGCAGGCGTCACAGGCTCAGGTCGACAAG acgGACTACGACATGGTGGACTACCTGAACGAGCTGAGGGAGGGTTGTCTGGAGGCGTATACCGGCATCATCCAGGGCCTGAAGGGCGACCAGGAGAACGTCCACC CTGACGTGATGCTCATTCAGCCACGAGTCGAGTTCATTCTCTCCTTCATCCATCACATAGCAGAGGACGAGGACCACTCTGACGGCGTGGTGGCCAACGCTGCCGGACTCATCGG cgACCTGTGTACGGCGTTCGGTAAAGACGTGATGAAGCTGATGGAGGTTCGTCCGCTCATCAATGACCTGCTGACGGAGGGTCGACGCTCAAAAACCAACAAGACCAAGACGCTCGCCACCTGGGCCACGAAGGAGCTCCGCAAGCTCAAGAGCCAGGCctg A